One Ornithorhynchus anatinus isolate Pmale09 chromosome 2, mOrnAna1.pri.v4, whole genome shotgun sequence DNA segment encodes these proteins:
- the DCUN1D3 gene encoding DCN1-like protein 3: MGQCVTKCKNPSSTLGSKNGDRDPGSKSHSKRSAGPRDDHSPAGGKSAGDILVNGTKKAEAATESGRLPTSSGEAGKEPGQSAQESSGQRMEELFRRYKDEREDAILEEGMERFCNDLCVDPTEFKVLVLAWKFQAATMCKFTRKEFFEGCRAISADSIDGICARFPSLLNEAKQEDRFKDLYRFTFQFGLDSEEGQRSLHREIAIALWKLVFTQNSPPILDQWLNFLSENPSGVKGISRDTWNMFLNFTQVIGPDLSNYSEDEAWPSLFDTFVEWETERRKREEETKWITPSDTDGPSPEEHT; the protein is encoded by the exons ATGGGGCAGTGCGTCACCAAGTGCAAGAACCCTTCGTCTACTCTGGGCAGCAAAAACGGCGACCGAGATCCCGGCAGCAAATCCCACAGCAAACGGAGCGCGGGCCCCAGAGATGACCACTCCCCGGCCGGGGGGAAGTCCGCCGGGGACATCCTCGTCAACGGGACAAAGAAGGCCGAGGCGGCCACGGAATCCGGCCGGCTTCCGACTTCCtctggggaggcggggaaggagccTGGGCAAAGTGCCCAGGAATCCTCGGGGCAGAGGATGGAGGAACTGTTTCGGCGCTACAAGGACGAGCGGGAAGACGCCATCCTGGAGGAAGGCATGGAGCGCTTCTGTAACGACCTCTGCGTCGACCCCACGGAATTCAAAGTGCTCGTCTTGGCATGGAAATTCCAGGCGGCCACCATGTGCAAGTTCACGAG GAAGGAGTTTTTCGAGGGTTGCAGAGCAATCAGCGCGGACAGCATCGACGGGATCTGCGCTCGCTTCCCCAGCCTCTTGAACGAAGCCAAACAAGAGGACCGATTCAAGGATCTCTACCGCTTTACCTTTCAGTTTGGCCTGGACtcggaagaggggcagaggtcgCTGCACCGGGAAATAGCCATCGCCCTCTGGAAGCTCGTCTTCACCCAGAACAGCCCCCCCATATTGGACCAGTGGTTGAACTTCCTCTCCGAGAACCCCTCGGGGGTCAAGGGGATCTCCCGGGACACGTGGAACATGTTCCTAAACTTTACTCAGGTGATCGGACCCGACCTTAGCAACTACAGCGAAGACGAGGCCTGGCCTAGCCTCTTCGACACCTTTGTGGAATGGGAGACGGAgcgaaggaaaagggaagaggagaccaAATGGATTACACCTTCAGACACAGACGGGCCTTCTCCAGAGGAACACACCTAA